The Lipingzhangella halophila genome segment GCCGGAGGAACCTCGACGCGCTGCGTTGTCGCCGCGCTCGACGGGACAGTGCTCGGGTGCGGGCGTGCCGGTGGTGCCAACCAGTACTCCAGTCCCGACCCGGCCGCCTCGTTACGCGCCGCGCTTGACGAGGCATTGACCGCGGCGGGCGGGGTCCGGGTCGTGGGCTCCGTGTTCGGCATGGCGGGGGCGTCGGAGGCCGGGCACGCACGGGCCACCGAAACAGCGACGCGGGCGTGGAACGCGCTGGAGATGCCCGGCGAACCCTACGTCACCGACGACATCTGCGCGGCGTTCGCCGCCGGCAGCGTTGCGGACCAGGGAACCGTACTCATAGCGGGGACCGGGGCCGTCGCCGCGTACGTGCGCGACGGCGCGGTCGCGTGGCGCTGCGACGGCGACGGTTGGCTGCTGGGCGACGAGGGCTCGGCGGTGTGGATCGCGCTGCGCGGGCTGCGCGCCGTGCTCGCCGCCCTCGACGGCCGCGGTCGGCCGACAGCACTACGCGAGCGGCTGGCCGCCGCACTGGAGGTTCCACCGGGCGAACGGGAACGCATCATCGAGGCCGTCTACCCCCGCCATCCCGCCGAACTCGGCCTGCTCGCCCCGGAGGTGACGGCGGTGGCCGGCGAAGGGGACGCCGTAGCGCGGGAGATCGTCGCCGGCGCCGCCGACGCGCTGCTGGCCAGCCTGACAGTGGCGGCCGGGGAGCGGTTCGGCGCCGACCCCGTCGTGCTCGCGGGGTCGCTGCTGTCGGAGGGGCCGGTGGCCGATGCGGTACGGGCGGGGATACGTGCCCGGCACGGTGCGGTCCCGCTGAGAGCGAGCGAGGGCGCGCTGGGGGCGGCCGCTCTCGCGCTGCGCTGGGCCGGATCCTCCCTGGCCGCGCGTTCCACCCTGCTACGTGCCGGGCTTCCGCCCGCGACGTGACGGCAGGGCGAACGGGAGACTTGTGTGACCGGGTGAGTACGGAACGGATTCGTGGGTTCGGAGGGTCCACGCGGGCGTGTTGAGTCGCTAGTGTCTAGTTCATGTCACAGCACAATGAGGAGCAGAACGACCCTGCCAGCTCGACCATGATGTTCCGGAAGTTCGTCGACACCAACGACGAGCCCCCCGCGGCCCCGCCCAAGCCGCCGATCACCCCGTACATCCTCGCCGCCGTCGGTGTTGTCGTGGCGATCGGCATCGTGGTCGTCGTGGTCATGACATGGTCCTGAATCCGGAGCCTGCCGCGTAGCCCCCACTCCCGAACTCGGGAGTGGGGGTATGCCGGGCAGAAACCCGTTCGCGAGCACTCCCAGGTGCTGATAAAGTTAACGCCGTCGGAAAGGCAGGGCAGCAAAGCCCCCACCGGCGGAGTTTTGGGTAAGCGCCATTAGCTCAAGCGGCAGAGCAACTGACTCTTAATCAGTGGGTTCGGGGTTCGAGTCCCTGATGGCGCACCAGACAGCCAGCGAGACCCCAGGTCACGCCGGGTTGTCCGGAAGGCAGTGAGGCGGCCG includes the following:
- a CDS encoding N-acetylglucosamine kinase; the protein is MAEHAIVGVDAGGTSTRCVVAALDGTVLGCGRAGGANQYSSPDPAASLRAALDEALTAAGGVRVVGSVFGMAGASEAGHARATETATRAWNALEMPGEPYVTDDICAAFAAGSVADQGTVLIAGTGAVAAYVRDGAVAWRCDGDGWLLGDEGSAVWIALRGLRAVLAALDGRGRPTALRERLAAALEVPPGERERIIEAVYPRHPAELGLLAPEVTAVAGEGDAVAREIVAGAADALLASLTVAAGERFGADPVVLAGSLLSEGPVADAVRAGIRARHGAVPLRASEGALGAAALALRWAGSSLAARSTLLRAGLPPAT